In Chaetodon trifascialis isolate fChaTrf1 chromosome 6, fChaTrf1.hap1, whole genome shotgun sequence, one DNA window encodes the following:
- the hapln1a gene encoding hyaluronan and proteoglycan link protein 1a — MTSLLCITIISLILVASAYSQVTSSPPPLQVKVFADLGSNVTLPCRLLDKDTVSFGSIGVRVKWTKVAHDEALNEDVLLSMGFHKKTYGSFEDRVFLQELDNEDATLVITDVSMEDTGKYRCEIINGMEDTIQEVMLEVRGGLIDGVVFPYSPYSGRYNLNFDDAVQACMEQDAVVATHDQLLEAWKGGLDWCNAGWLSDGTVQYPITVPREPCGGSNNGPGLRSYGRRNKMSRFDVFCYSPEFKGRFYWLVQPDRLTFDEAVQACLDDGAEIAKVGHMFSAWKLEGYDRCDAGWLADGSVRYPISRPRKNCSPTEAAVRFVGFPDKSQKSYGVYCFKAEQ; from the exons atgacgAGTCTGCTGTGCATCACAATAATCTCCTTGATCCTGGTTGCGAGTGCATACAGTCAGGTGACGAGCTCTCCCCCACCACTGCAAG tTAAGGTTTTTGCTGACCTAGGTTCCAACGTCACCCTGCCCTGCCGGCTCCTGGACAAGGACACCGTGTCCTTTGGCAGCATTGGTGTCCGAGTCAAATGGACCAAGGTGGCGCACGATGAGGCGCTGAACGAGGACGTGCTGCTTTCAATGGGATTCCACAAGAAGACCTACGGAAGCTTCGAGGACCGCGTCTTTTTGCAGGAGCTCGACAATGAAGATGCCACCTTGGTAATAACTGACGTCTCCATGGAAGACACGGGAAAATACCGCTGTGAGATCATCAACGGGATGGAAGACACCATCCAGGAGGTTATGTTGGAAGTGCGTGGTGGTCTCATTGATg GTGTTGTGTTCCCATACTCCCCCTATTCGGGCCGCTACAACCTGAACTTCGACGACGCCGTGCAGGCCTGTATGGAGCAGGATGCTGTGGTCGCCACCCACGATCAGCTGTTGGAGGCCTGGAAGGGCGGCCTGGACTGGTGCAACGCTGGCTGGCTGAGCGATGGCACAGTGCAGTATCCCATCACCGTACCCAGAGAGCCTTGTGGCGGCTCCAACAACGGGCCTGGTCTCAGAAGCTACGGCCGCCGTAACAAAATGAGCCGCTTTGATGTGTTCTGCTATTCCCCTGAATTCAAGG GACGTTTCTATTGGCTGGTCCAACCCGACAGGCTGACCTTTGACGAGGCTGTGCAGGCGTGCTTAGACGACGGTGCAGAGATCGCCAAGGTGGGCCACATGTTCTCCGCCTGGAAGCTCGAGGGCTACGATCGCTGCGATGCCGGCTGGTTGGCCGATGGAAGTGTCCGCTACCCCATCTCCAGGCCTCGCAAGAACTGCAGCCCCACAGAAGCCGCAGTGCGCTTTGTTGGGTTCCCAGATAAATCGCAAAAGTCTTACGGCGTCTACTGTTTCAAGGCTGAGCAGTGA